One part of the Algibacter sp. L1A34 genome encodes these proteins:
- the rplB gene encoding 50S ribosomal protein L2, giving the protein MSVRKLKPITPGQRFRVVNGYDAITTDKPEKSLLVPNKRSGGRNSEGKMTMRYIGGGHKRKYRIIDFKRDKAGIPGEVASIQYDPNRTAFIALLNYQDGEKRYIIAQNGLQVGQNVVSGQEGVAPEIGNAMPLSEIPLGTIISCLELRPGQGAVMARSAGAFAQLMARDGKFATVKLPSGETRLILANCMATIGVVSNSDHQLLVGGKAGRTRWLGRRPRTRPVVMNPVDHPMGGGEGKSSGGHPRSRNGIPAKGYRTRSKTKASNKYIVERRKK; this is encoded by the coding sequence ATGTCAGTAAGAAAATTAAAACCAATCACCCCAGGACAGCGATTTAGAGTAGTAAACGGCTATGATGCTATTACTACTGATAAGCCGGAAAAGAGTTTACTCGTTCCGAACAAAAGATCTGGTGGTAGAAACAGTGAAGGAAAAATGACTATGCGCTACATTGGTGGTGGTCATAAAAGAAAGTATCGTATTATCGATTTTAAAAGAGACAAAGCTGGTATTCCTGGTGAAGTTGCTTCAATTCAATACGATCCAAACAGAACAGCTTTTATTGCATTATTGAATTATCAAGATGGCGAAAAAAGATACATTATTGCACAAAATGGACTTCAGGTTGGGCAAAATGTAGTATCTGGTCAAGAAGGTGTTGCTCCAGAAATTGGAAATGCAATGCCATTAAGTGAAATTCCATTAGGAACTATAATTTCTTGTTTAGAGTTACGTCCAGGTCAAGGTGCTGTTATGGCTCGTAGTGCTGGTGCATTTGCTCAATTAATGGCAAGAGATGGTAAATTTGCTACGGTAAAATTACCTTCTGGTGAAACAAGATTAATTCTTGCTAACTGTATGGCAACTATTGGTGTTGTATCTAATTCTGATCACCAATTATTAGTAGGTGGTAAAGCAGGTAGAACAAGATGGTTAGGTAGAAGACCACGTACTAGACCAGTAGTTATGAATCCAGTCGATCACCCAATGGGTGGTGGTGAAGGTAAATCTTCTGGTGGACATCCTCGTTCTAGAAACGGTATTCCAGCTAAAGGTTACAGAACCCGTTCTAAGACTAAAGCAAGTAATAAATATATTGTAGAACGTAGAAAGAAATAA
- the rplW gene encoding 50S ribosomal protein L23 produces the protein MSILIKPIITEKATANSELRNCYTFSVKTKANKVEIKKAVEAAYGVSVEKVRTINVRPDRSTKFTKTGIQHGKTNAVKKAIVQLAEGEMIDLYSNM, from the coding sequence ATGAGTATCTTAATTAAACCTATAATCACAGAAAAAGCGACAGCTAATAGCGAGTTGAGAAACTGCTATACGTTCTCGGTGAAGACTAAGGCGAACAAGGTAGAAATCAAAAAAGCGGTGGAAGCTGCTTATGGTGTTTCTGTTGAAAAAGTTCGTACTATAAATGTCCGTCCAGATCGTAGTACCAAGTTTACTAAAACTGGTATTCAACATGGTAAAACAAATGCAGTTAAAAAAGCAATTGTACAACTGGCGGAAGGTGAAATGATTGATTTATACAGTAACATGTAA
- the rplD gene encoding 50S ribosomal protein L4 — MKVAVLDINGKDTGRKADLSSDVFAIEPNNHAVYLDVKQYLANQRQGTHKAKERAEISGSTRKIKKQKGTGTARAGSIKSGVFRGGGRMFGPRPRNYSFKLNKNLKRLARKSAFSIKAGEKSIVVLEDFSFESPKTKNFTAVLKALDLENKKSLFVLGEANKNVYLSSRNLKGSEVITSSEISTYKILNANQVILLEGALAGIETNLSK; from the coding sequence ATGAAAGTAGCAGTTTTAGATATAAACGGAAAAGACACAGGTAGAAAGGCAGACCTTTCTAGCGATGTGTTTGCTATTGAGCCTAATAATCACGCGGTATACTTGGATGTTAAACAATACTTAGCAAACCAACGTCAAGGAACTCACAAGGCTAAAGAAAGAGCTGAGATTTCTGGATCTACCCGTAAGATTAAAAAGCAAAAAGGTACTGGTACAGCTCGTGCAGGTTCTATTAAGTCTGGTGTGTTTAGAGGTGGTGGTCGTATGTTCGGTCCAAGACCAAGAAATTACAGCTTCAAACTTAATAAAAACCTTAAGAGACTAGCTCGTAAATCAGCATTTAGTATTAAGGCAGGAGAGAAGTCTATTGTAGTTTTAGAAGACTTTAGTTTTGAGTCTCCAAAAACTAAAAACTTTACAGCTGTTTTAAAAGCTCTAGATTTAGAGAACAAAAAGTCACTGTTTGTGTTGGGTGAGGCTAATAAAAACGTATATTTGTCGTCACGTAATTTAAAAGGCTCTGAGGTGATAACTTCTTCAGAAATAAGTACTTATAAAATACTGAACGCAAATCAAGTGATTCTTTTAGAAGGCGCTTTAGCAGGAATTGAAACAAATTTAAGTAAATAG
- the rplC gene encoding 50S ribosomal protein L3, whose translation MSGLIGKKIGMTSIFDENGKNIPCTVIEAGPCIVTQVRTEEVDGYAAIQLGFDDATEKSATKADLGHAKKAGTSVKRKIVEFKSFDSEYKLGDAITVDHFAEGEFVDVAGTSKGKGFQGVVKRHGFGGVGQATHGQHNRLRAPGSIGAASYPARVFKGMKMAGRMGGDTVKVQNLKVLKVVAEKNLLVVKGCVPGHKNSYVIIRK comes from the coding sequence ATGTCTGGGTTAATTGGAAAGAAAATCGGTATGACCAGCATCTTCGATGAAAACGGGAAAAACATTCCTTGTACAGTAATCGAAGCTGGACCATGTATCGTTACCCAAGTCAGAACTGAAGAGGTTGACGGCTATGCAGCTATTCAACTTGGTTTCGATGACGCGACAGAAAAAAGCGCTACTAAAGCAGACTTAGGTCATGCTAAAAAAGCGGGTACTTCTGTGAAACGCAAAATCGTTGAATTCAAAAGTTTTGATTCGGAGTACAAATTAGGTGATGCAATCACTGTTGATCATTTCGCCGAAGGCGAATTTGTTGACGTTGCTGGTACATCAAAAGGTAAAGGATTTCAAGGTGTTGTAAAACGTCATGGTTTCGGTGGTGTAGGTCAAGCTACTCACGGTCAACATAACCGTTTAAGAGCGCCGGGGTCTATTGGAGCTGCATCTTACCCTGCTCGTGTTTTTAAAGGCATGAAAATGGCAGGTAGAATGGGTGGAGACACAGTTAAAGTTCAAAATTTAAAAGTTTTAAAAGTAGTTGCTGAAAAGAACCTACTTGTGGTTAAAGGATGTGTTCCTGGCCATAAAAACTCTTATGTAATTATTAGAAAATAA
- the rpsJ gene encoding 30S ribosomal protein S10 gives MSQKIRIKLKSYDHNLVDKSADKIVKTVKSTGAVVTGPIPLPTHKKIFTVLRSPHVNKKSREQFQLSSYKRLLDIYSSSSKTIDALMKLELPSGVEVEIKV, from the coding sequence ATGAGTCAAAAAATCAGAATAAAATTAAAGTCTTACGATCATAACTTAGTAGACAAGTCTGCTGATAAGATTGTAAAAACCGTAAAAAGTACAGGTGCTGTTGTAACTGGTCCAATTCCATTACCAACACACAAGAAAATTTTCACTGTATTACGTTCACCTCACGTTAACAAGAAGTCGAGAGAACAATTTCAATTAAGCTCTTACAAGAGATTATTAGATATTTACTCTTCATCTTCTAAAACTATCGACGCTTTAATGAAATTAGAGTTGCCAAGTGGTGTTGAAGTAGAGATTAAAGTATAG
- the fusA gene encoding elongation factor G, with protein sequence MARDLRLTRNIGIAAHIDAGKTTTTERILYYTGVSHKIGEVHDGAATMDWMEQEQERGITITSAATTCEWKFPMENGEPTAEAQDYHFNIIDTPGHVDFTVEVNRSLRVLDGLVFLFSAVDGVEPQSETNWRLADNYKVPRIGFVNKMDRQGSDFMMVCGQVKEMLGSNAVPIVLNIGDEENFKGIVDLVKNRAIVWHEEGMGSTFDVVDIPEELKEEAKILRAKLIEEVASYDEDLLEKFMEDEDSITEDEVHAALRAAVMDMAIIPMICGSAFKNKGVQFLLDAVCRYLPSPMDKEGIVGMNPDTEKEELRKPSVDEPFAALAFKIATDPFVGRLAFFRAYSGRLDAGSYVLNNRSGKKERISRIYQMHANKQNAIDFIEAGDIGAAVGFKSIKTGDTLSAEKFPIVLESMDFPDPVIGIAVEPKTKADVDKLGMGLAKLAEEDPTFTVRSDEASGQTIISGMGELHLDVIVDRLRREFKVEVNQGQPQVEYKEAITAVADHREVYKKQSGGRGKFADIVFTVGPADEGVVGLQFESVIKGGNVPKEFIPSIEKGFKMAMVNGPLAGYEIDAMKVTLRDGSYHDVDSDQLSFELAAKLGFKNCAKAAKAVIMEPIMKLEVITPEENMGDIVGDLNRRRGQMSDMGDRAGAKTVKATVPLSEMFGYVTTLRTLSSGRATSTMEFSHYAETPSNISEEVIKAAKGEQS encoded by the coding sequence ATGGCAAGAGATTTAAGATTAACAAGAAATATTGGTATTGCTGCACATATTGATGCAGGAAAAACCACTACTACAGAACGTATTCTTTATTATACAGGAGTTTCTCATAAAATTGGTGAAGTACATGATGGTGCTGCAACAATGGACTGGATGGAGCAAGAGCAAGAACGTGGTATTACTATTACGTCTGCTGCTACAACTTGTGAGTGGAAATTCCCTATGGAAAATGGTGAGCCAACAGCGGAAGCTCAGGACTACCATTTTAATATTATTGACACACCAGGTCACGTAGATTTTACTGTAGAGGTAAATAGATCTTTACGTGTACTTGATGGTTTAGTATTCTTATTTAGTGCAGTGGATGGTGTTGAACCACAATCTGAAACTAACTGGAGACTTGCTGATAACTATAAAGTGCCAAGAATAGGATTCGTTAATAAAATGGACCGTCAAGGATCTGATTTTATGATGGTTTGTGGCCAAGTAAAAGAAATGTTAGGTTCTAATGCAGTGCCTATTGTTTTGAATATTGGTGACGAAGAAAACTTTAAAGGTATTGTCGATTTAGTTAAGAACAGAGCTATTGTTTGGCATGAAGAAGGAATGGGTTCAACATTTGATGTTGTTGATATTCCTGAAGAGCTTAAAGAAGAAGCAAAAATTCTACGTGCTAAGCTAATTGAAGAAGTAGCTAGTTATGATGAAGACTTACTAGAGAAATTCATGGAAGATGAAGATTCTATTACAGAAGATGAAGTGCATGCTGCACTTAGAGCTGCTGTAATGGATATGGCTATCATTCCAATGATTTGTGGTTCTGCTTTCAAAAATAAAGGTGTACAATTCTTATTAGATGCTGTATGTCGTTATTTACCTTCTCCTATGGATAAAGAAGGTATTGTAGGGATGAATCCTGATACAGAAAAAGAAGAATTGCGTAAGCCAAGTGTAGACGAACCTTTCGCTGCATTAGCATTTAAAATTGCTACCGATCCTTTCGTAGGTCGTTTAGCTTTCTTTAGAGCGTATTCTGGTCGTTTAGATGCGGGTTCTTACGTTTTAAATAACCGTTCTGGTAAAAAAGAGCGTATTTCTCGTATCTACCAAATGCATGCTAACAAGCAAAATGCAATTGATTTTATAGAAGCTGGAGATATTGGAGCTGCTGTTGGATTTAAATCTATCAAAACAGGAGATACACTTTCGGCTGAAAAATTCCCAATCGTTTTAGAATCTATGGACTTCCCTGATCCCGTAATTGGTATCGCAGTGGAACCTAAAACTAAAGCTGATGTTGATAAATTAGGAATGGGCTTAGCTAAATTAGCTGAAGAAGATCCTACATTTACTGTACGTTCAGACGAAGCTTCAGGACAAACTATTATTTCTGGAATGGGTGAATTACACTTAGATGTAATTGTAGATCGTTTAAGACGTGAGTTTAAAGTAGAAGTTAATCAAGGTCAACCACAAGTTGAATATAAAGAGGCTATTACAGCTGTAGCGGATCATAGAGAAGTTTATAAGAAACAATCTGGTGGTCGTGGTAAATTTGCTGATATCGTATTTACGGTTGGACCAGCAGATGAAGGCGTTGTAGGACTTCAATTTGAATCTGTAATTAAAGGTGGTAACGTTCCTAAGGAATTTATACCTTCAATTGAAAAAGGATTTAAAATGGCGATGGTTAACGGACCTTTAGCAGGTTACGAAATAGATGCTATGAAAGTAACATTGAGAGATGGATCTTACCACGATGTGGATTCGGATCAACTTTCTTTCGAATTAGCAGCTAAATTAGGATTTAAAAACTGTGCTAAAGCTGCAAAAGCTGTAATCATGGAACCTATTATGAAACTTGAGGTAATTACTCCTGAAGAAAATATGGGTGACATTGTTGGAGATTTAAACAGAAGACGTGGACAAATGAGTGATATGGGTGATAGAGCTGGAGCAAAAACTGTAAAAGCTACTGTGCCATTATCAGAAATGTTTGGTTATGTTACTACATTAAGAACATTATCTTCTGGTAGAGCAACATCAACTATGGAATTTTCACACTATGCTGAAACACCTTCTAATATATCTGAAGAAGTGATTAAGGCTGCTAAAGGAGAACAATCTTAA
- the rpsG gene encoding 30S ribosomal protein S7: protein MRKRAAKKRPLLPDPKFNDQLVTRFVNMMMWDGKKSVAFKVFYDAIAIVEEKKTDEEKTALEIWKDALSNVMPHVEVRSRRVGGATFQIPMQIRPDRKVSTAMKWLISYSRKRNEKSMALRLASEVLAAAKEEGSAVKKRVDTHKMAEANKAFSHFRF, encoded by the coding sequence ATGAGAAAAAGAGCAGCGAAAAAAAGACCGCTTTTACCAGACCCTAAATTTAACGACCAGTTAGTAACTCGTTTCGTTAACATGATGATGTGGGATGGAAAAAAGTCGGTAGCTTTTAAAGTATTCTATGATGCAATCGCAATAGTAGAAGAAAAGAAAACAGACGAAGAAAAAACAGCTTTAGAGATCTGGAAAGATGCCTTATCTAACGTTATGCCTCACGTAGAAGTACGTAGTCGTAGAGTTGGTGGAGCAACATTCCAAATTCCAATGCAAATTCGTCCAGACCGTAAAGTATCTACGGCAATGAAATGGTTAATTAGCTATTCACGTAAAAGAAACGAAAAATCTATGGCTTTACGTTTGGCTTCAGAAGTTTTAGCAGCAGCTAAAGAAGAAGGGTCAGCAGTTAAGAAAAGAGTAGATACTCACAAAATGGCAGAGGCAAATAAAGCATTCTCTCACTTTAGATTCTAA
- the rpsL gene encoding 30S ribosomal protein S12 — protein sequence MPTISQLVRKGRAKITKKSKSAALNSCPQRRGVCTRVYTTTPKKPNSAMRKVARVRLTNGNEVNAYIGGEGHNLQEHSIVLVRGGRVKDLPGVRYHIVRGALDTAGVAGRTQRRSKYGAKRPKK from the coding sequence ATGCCAACAATTTCACAATTAGTACGAAAAGGAAGAGCCAAAATAACCAAGAAGAGTAAATCGGCTGCTTTAAATTCGTGTCCACAAAGACGTGGTGTGTGTACTCGTGTTTACACAACGACACCTAAAAAACCTAACTCAGCAATGCGTAAGGTAGCAAGGGTTCGTTTAACAAACGGTAACGAGGTTAATGCATACATCGGTGGTGAAGGACACAATTTACAAGAGCACTCGATAGTATTGGTTAGAGGTGGAAGGGTAAAAGATTTGCCAGGAGTTAGATATCACATCGTTCGTGGTGCCTTAGACACAGCAGGTGTTGCAGGTAGAACACAACGTAGATCTAAGTACGGAGCAAAACGCCCTAAGAAGTAA
- a CDS encoding POTRA domain-containing protein, whose product MQKTFISFLIIFLFFSTEVLCQTLYLNIDGENKNETQVIDSLNYIKTHKDFFSIKSEVEFIQNTLFKKGYIENEVSEISKINDSVFATSINLKTKFNSINIYYDNGLIETSILNQISNKVFDDYFELPFQQVENALNFINSKITKDGFPFSKLNLSNISTKSKTILKADLVINSSEEKRTISNIIIKGYKKFPRSYLKHYLKIKKNQVFDLNSIKNKTKQLNDLRFANQIKSPEVLFSKDSTSLYLYLKKSQSNNFDGFLGFGTNEDTNNIEFDGYLNLSLTNNLNFGESFQLLYKSDENDQKTFDINASLPYLFKTPIGVDFQLRIFKRDSSFTTVNQSVKLHYQINSKHKIYVGLTNLESNNLLSLNTTPNIVDYNTSYYTLAYEYIKPQSDNLLFPVNSKLYFETDFGTRKQSSLSQKQTQFFIDASKIFNLNHKNSFYTRINGSLLSSDDYLENELSRFGGINSIRGFEENSLYASLYGLLNTEYRYQVSNSIYIHSITDAAYFENKILKTKEKLFGYGFGFGILTKAGIFKFNYANGKLQNQKFKLSNSKIHISLTTVF is encoded by the coding sequence TTGCAAAAAACTTTTATTTCTTTTCTTATTATATTTTTATTCTTTTCTACGGAAGTGCTTTGCCAAACTTTATATTTAAATATTGATGGAGAAAATAAGAATGAAACCCAAGTAATAGATTCTTTAAACTATATAAAAACGCACAAAGATTTTTTTTCGATTAAATCGGAAGTTGAATTTATTCAAAATACACTCTTTAAAAAAGGATATATTGAAAATGAAGTTTCTGAAATTTCAAAAATTAACGATTCTGTCTTTGCTACCTCTATCAATTTAAAAACAAAATTCAATTCGATAAACATCTATTATGATAACGGCTTAATTGAAACATCTATTTTAAATCAAATTTCGAATAAAGTTTTTGATGATTATTTTGAATTACCTTTTCAGCAAGTAGAAAATGCTTTAAATTTTATTAATTCAAAAATAACTAAAGATGGGTTTCCTTTTTCAAAATTAAATCTGTCAAATATTTCAACTAAAAGCAAAACCATATTAAAGGCAGATTTGGTTATTAATTCTTCCGAAGAAAAAAGAACCATTAGTAATATCATTATTAAAGGTTACAAAAAATTTCCTCGCTCCTATTTAAAACACTATTTAAAAATAAAGAAAAATCAGGTTTTCGATTTAAACTCAATAAAAAATAAAACAAAACAGCTTAATGATTTACGTTTTGCTAACCAAATAAAATCGCCTGAGGTTCTGTTTTCAAAAGATTCAACATCATTATATCTATACCTCAAAAAATCTCAAAGTAATAATTTCGACGGTTTTTTAGGTTTTGGAACGAATGAAGACACCAATAACATTGAATTTGATGGCTATTTAAATCTAAGTCTAACAAATAATTTAAATTTTGGAGAATCTTTTCAGTTACTTTATAAGAGCGACGAGAACGATCAAAAAACATTTGACATCAACGCGTCTCTACCTTATTTATTTAAAACACCGATTGGAGTCGATTTTCAATTACGCATTTTTAAACGAGATTCTTCCTTCACTACCGTAAATCAATCTGTAAAACTTCATTATCAAATAAATTCTAAACATAAAATTTACGTTGGTCTAACAAATTTAGAATCCAACAATTTACTATCCTTAAATACCACACCCAACATTGTTGATTATAATACATCCTATTACACCTTGGCTTATGAATACATAAAGCCACAATCGGACAATTTACTCTTTCCCGTGAACAGTAAATTGTATTTTGAAACTGACTTTGGAACTCGAAAGCAAAGTAGTTTATCACAAAAACAAACACAATTTTTTATTGATGCGTCTAAAATTTTTAATTTAAACCATAAAAACAGTTTTTATACACGAATAAACGGGTCGCTACTATCATCTGATGATTATCTCGAAAACGAACTTTCTCGATTTGGAGGTATTAATTCCATTAGAGGTTTTGAAGAAAATAGTCTTTATGCTTCCTTATACGGATTACTTAACACAGAGTACCGTTACCAAGTAAGCAACTCAATCTACATTCACTCAATAACAGATGCTGCATATTTTGAGAACAAAATTTTAAAAACCAAAGAAAAACTGTTTGGATACGGCTTTGGATTTGGTATTTTAACTAAAGCTGGCATTTTTAAATTTAACTATGCAAACGGCAAATTGCAGAATCAAAAATTTAAACTATCCAATTCTAAGATTCACATAAGTTTGACTACAGTTTTTTAG
- a CDS encoding SusC/RagA family TonB-linked outer membrane protein: protein MKTKLSGMLTLLLAFVVQLTFAQEKTISGVISDNAGLPLPGATVLVKGTSSGTSTDFDGKYSITANQGATLVISFVGYTKTEITIGASKIINVTMDEDAATLDEVVVTALGIKRSKKSLGYATQEIGNEEIATVKEANVLNQLSGKVSGLSIQRTNNLGGSTNVVIRGQTSLTGSNQALFVIDGVPISNRNTNTGTQSQGSTGYDYGNPVSDLNPDDIESMNVLKGSAATALYGSRASNGVIVINTKKGKGSNSKDYSVTISSNVSTGSIDKSTFPEFQTGYGAGYGGNDYNFKSEDFNGDGTIDNFANVNDDASFGPKFDSSLYLTQWDALYPQLTDTYGVARPWEATKNGPITFFQTPTSFTNSVSVAKRFDAGSFRLSYSNYDASGILPNSSQNKNTFSLAATAKLTEKLEATGYATYINTATVGRNSTGYNDNIVGFMRQWGQNNVDFKKQKDAYFLTRENITWNPKSPTNLTPIYWDNPYWTRYENYQNDGRNRFTGYAELKYEIIENLSITGKASVDQYSEIQEERRAVGSVATAFGINEGSDGSYNRNDQTSGYLRRNINSRETNLDALMNYSKDFSDDLSFSAFLGGNIRNSTLNMVTAATNGGLKVPGVYSLQNSTDALPNPKERDETIEVQSFFAGTTFGYKNYLFLEGTIRRDKTSTLPTENNSYYYPAVSGSYIFSQNLNIPFIKFGKLRANWAQIGNATSFDQINDTYTSLTSFQGNAAAAVSNSKKNPDLKPEISKSYEVGLEMKFLKNANLGFDIALYKTNTTDQIVPVSVSESTGYVSKIINAGELENKGIELSAFSEFDITKDFKWKLNVNWSKNENTVVSLADGLDELLLGSFNAQVVARIGESYGALKGSDYTYNENGEKIIGANGVPVASSSDQIIGNGNPDWLAGVRNTFSYKNLTFSFFIDIRHGGDMFSLDQRYGQATGVLASSDFINDLGNPVRNTLANGGGFIYDGVLADGTPNTTRLDASGFGSTGYQTLPLSEFVYDASFVKLREASLSYNFPKDVASKLSLDNLSVTVVGSNLWIIHKNIPDADPETGFGAGNIQGLSSGSLPTTKNYALNVKLQF, encoded by the coding sequence ATGAAAACAAAGCTTAGTGGAATGCTAACGCTATTACTAGCGTTTGTTGTGCAACTAACGTTTGCACAAGAAAAGACAATTTCAGGAGTAATCTCGGATAATGCTGGCTTACCCTTACCTGGAGCTACTGTCTTAGTAAAAGGAACCTCCTCAGGAACTTCAACAGATTTCGATGGTAAATATTCAATAACAGCTAATCAAGGAGCTACTCTTGTTATTAGTTTTGTTGGATACACCAAAACAGAAATAACTATTGGAGCTTCCAAAATTATTAATGTAACAATGGACGAAGATGCAGCAACTCTAGATGAAGTTGTTGTAACTGCTTTGGGTATTAAAAGAAGTAAAAAATCTTTAGGATACGCAACACAAGAAATTGGAAATGAAGAAATCGCTACTGTAAAGGAAGCAAATGTCCTTAATCAACTTTCTGGTAAAGTTTCAGGTCTTTCTATACAAAGAACGAACAACCTTGGTGGTTCTACCAATGTTGTAATTAGAGGCCAAACTTCGCTAACAGGTTCAAATCAAGCATTATTTGTTATTGATGGCGTGCCAATTTCTAACAGAAACACAAACACAGGAACACAATCTCAAGGATCTACTGGTTACGATTACGGTAATCCTGTATCAGATTTAAACCCTGATGATATTGAGTCTATGAATGTTCTAAAAGGATCTGCTGCGACAGCGTTATATGGTTCTAGAGCATCAAACGGTGTTATAGTAATTAATACTAAAAAAGGTAAAGGATCTAATTCTAAAGATTACTCGGTAACAATATCTTCTAATGTTAGTACTGGAAGTATAGACAAAAGTACTTTTCCCGAATTCCAAACAGGATACGGAGCTGGTTATGGCGGAAACGATTATAATTTCAAATCAGAAGATTTTAATGGAGATGGAACTATTGATAACTTTGCTAACGTAAACGACGATGCTTCTTTTGGACCTAAATTTGATTCTAGCTTATATTTAACTCAATGGGATGCATTATACCCACAATTAACAGATACCTATGGAGTAGCAAGACCTTGGGAAGCCACTAAAAATGGTCCTATTACATTTTTTCAAACTCCTACTTCTTTTACAAACTCAGTTTCTGTAGCTAAAAGATTCGATGCTGGGTCTTTTAGACTATCATACTCTAACTATGACGCTAGCGGCATACTACCAAATAGCTCACAAAACAAAAATACTTTTTCTTTAGCTGCAACTGCTAAATTAACAGAAAAATTAGAAGCTACTGGTTACGCCACTTATATAAACACAGCAACTGTAGGTAGAAACTCGACAGGATATAATGATAATATAGTTGGTTTTATGCGCCAATGGGGACAAAACAATGTAGATTTCAAAAAACAAAAAGACGCATACTTTTTAACACGTGAAAATATTACATGGAATCCTAAGTCTCCTACAAATCTAACACCTATATATTGGGATAACCCATATTGGACACGTTATGAAAACTACCAAAATGATGGTAGAAACAGATTTACAGGTTATGCTGAATTAAAATACGAAATTATAGAAAACCTTAGCATAACAGGTAAAGCCTCTGTAGATCAATATAGCGAAATACAAGAAGAACGAAGAGCTGTTGGATCTGTAGCTACTGCCTTTGGCATTAATGAAGGAAGCGATGGTAGTTATAATAGAAATGATCAAACCTCAGGATACTTAAGAAGAAACATAAACTCAAGAGAAACAAACTTAGATGCATTAATGAACTACTCTAAAGACTTCTCTGATGATTTAAGTTTTAGCGCATTTTTAGGTGGAAATATCAGGAACAGTACTTTAAACATGGTAACAGCCGCAACTAATGGAGGCCTTAAAGTACCCGGTGTATATTCGCTTCAAAATTCAACGGATGCATTACCTAACCCTAAAGAAAGAGACGAAACTATAGAAGTTCAAAGTTTTTTTGCTGGAACAACTTTTGGGTATAAAAACTACCTATTTTTAGAAGGTACAATACGTCGGGATAAAACGTCTACACTGCCTACTGAAAACAACTCATACTACTACCCTGCAGTTTCAGGATCTTATATCTTTTCTCAAAACTTAAACATTCCTTTTATCAAATTTGGTAAATTAAGAGCTAACTGGGCGCAAATTGGAAACGCTACTAGTTTTGATCAAATAAACGACACATACACCAGTTTAACATCTTTTCAAGGAAATGCTGCTGCTGCTGTTAGTAATTCAAAGAAAAATCCAGATTTAAAACCTGAGATTTCAAAATCTTACGAAGTAGGTTTAGAAATGAAGTTTTTAAAAAACGCAAACCTTGGTTTTGATATCGCTTTATATAAAACAAACACTACAGATCAAATTGTACCTGTTTCAGTAAGTGAGAGCACAGGATATGTTAGTAAAATTATAAACGCAGGAGAATTAGAAAATAAAGGTATCGAATTATCTGCCTTCTCTGAATTCGATATTACTAAAGATTTTAAATGGAAGTTGAATGTAAACTGGTCTAAAAACGAAAACACCGTAGTGTCTTTAGCGGATGGATTAGATGAATTATTATTAGGTTCTTTTAACGCACAAGTAGTTGCTAGAATAGGAGAATCTTACGGAGCTTTAAAAGGAAGTGATTATACATATAACGAAAACGGTGAAAAAATAATAGGTGCAAATGGTGTTCCTGTTGCTAGTAGCTCAGATCAGATTATCGGTAACGGTAATCCAGATTGGTTAGCTGGTGTAAGAAATACGTTTTCTTATAAAAACTTAACTTTTAGTTTCTTTATAGATATTAGACATGGTGGAGATATGTTCTCTTTAGATCAACGTTATGGGCAAGCTACGGGAGTTTTAGCTAGCTCAGATTTTATTAACGATTTAGGAAACCCTGTAAGAAACACACTTGCCAATGGTGGTGGATTTATTTATGATGGCGTTTTAGCCGATGGTACACCTAATACCACAAGATTAGACGCTAGTGGTTTCGGTAGCACGGGTTACCAAACACTTCCTTTAAGTGAATTTGTTTACGATGCTTCTTTCGTTAAATTACGAGAGGCTAGTTTATCTTATAATTTCCCTAAAGATGTTGCTTCTAAATTATCATTAGATAACCTATCTGTAACAGTTGTAGGTTCGAACTTATGGATTATCCACAAAAATATACCTGACGCAGATCCTGAAACAGGTTTTGGTGCAGGTAATATTCAAGGTCTTTCATCTGGATCACTGCCTACTACGAAGAATTATGCACTTAATGTTAAACTTCAATTTTAA